The following proteins come from a genomic window of Dysidea avara chromosome 12, odDysAvar1.4, whole genome shotgun sequence:
- the LOC136240841 gene encoding uncharacterized protein, with amino-acid sequence MAKLTIVFFLNLIVQIVLSNNNELPSEESLIDDFRPPSVPLMVVDPYFSVWSNADNLYDDWPRHWSGSIAAFSGMILIDGKPYRFMGKDVDLAGDAMKQTNLTVYPMQTIYEFQQDGIRLSVRFTTPSIPGDPFLGPYPITFITYEVAPTDGMEHKVEIYYDNTGEIAVHDVSEKIVWSREQPSSPGFVMMRIGTEAQDYFGQRSDRINWGYFYLVVEDDGSINTTMVHSTMARTAFMKGDKFPADDKNSPRPCSQDWPVLAVRWNLGVVGKNDIVSKRITLGYDQVYSIKYFGTAMQPYWASMNKTTHMLTYATILYDSFRANCDQLDAMYIKALNNKGGPYYATIASLAWRQTVGATIQVYNNVTGGDLWMFMKEISSDGDISTVDVIYPSSPLFLFDIGVSGLWSILEPILVYANNGSGQYGISIPYNLQWAPHHLGHWPVADLSPNHQEQMPVEESANMLIMIAAISNSWHGLVDFLEPYWAVLKIWADYIVTSLPDPGNQLCTDDFEGPSPHNVNLAAKGIVGLAAYANLLRNANRSDDAVHYETMNKQFVDYWLKNANDGDHYKLQYNLDKTWSLKYNLFFQKAFGIDLFPDSVFEMEGKYYMSKMNKYGVPLDNRADFTKTDWEMWVAAMEDDTVFDAITKAVYKFANETPDRVPFSDWYYTSTGKVRGFRARPVIGGLYAKMLVN; translated from the exons ATGGCGAAGCTAACGATCGTGTTTTTTCTCAACTTGATAGTGCAGATTGTTTTGTCAAACAACAATGAGCTCCCTAGTGAAGAAAGTCTCATAGATGATTTCAGACCTCCCTCAGTACCACTAATGGTAGTCGATCCTTATTTCAG TGTCTGGTCGAATGCAGATAATTTGTACGATGACTGGCCCCGACACTGGAGTGGTAGTATTGCAGCTTTTTCTGGAATGATATTAATTGATGGGAAGCCTTACAG ATTTATGGGGAAGGATGTTGATTTGGCTGGAGATGCTATGAAGCAGACAAACCTGACC GTCTACCCAATGCAGACAATATACGAGTTTCAACAAGATGGTATCAGATTGAGTGTACGA TTCACAACGCCATCTATCCCAGGAGATCCCTTCCTGGGCCCTTATCCAATAACATTTATAACATATGAAGTGGCGCCAACAGATGGAATGGAACACAAAGTTGAAATATACTATGACAACACAGGAGAG ATTGCAGTGCATGATGTTTCCGAGAAGATAGTGTGGTCCAGAGAACAGCCTTCATCTCCAGGCTTTGTTATGATGAGGATTGGCACAGAGGCTCAG GATTACTTTGGTCAAAGATCTGATCGCATTAACTGGG GATATTTCTACCTTGTGGTAGAAGATGATGGCAGTATTAACACAACTATGGTTCATTCTACTATGGCACGAACAGCCTTCATGAAAGGAGATAAATTTCCTGCTGATGACAAA AACTCCCCAAGGCCTTGTAGTCAGGATTGGCCTGTCCTTGCTGTGAGGTGGAATCTGGGAGTGGTTGGAAAAAATGATATCGTCTCCAAGCGAATCACACTTGGTTACGATCAAGTCTATTCCATTAA ATATTTTGGGACTGCAATGCAGCCATATTGGGCTTCAATGAACAAGACCACGCACATGCTCACTTATGCTACAATACTGTATGACTCATTCAGAGCA AATTGTGATCAGCTTGATGCAATGTATATTAAAGCCTTGAACAACAAGGGGGGTCCTTACTATGCAACAATTGCATCGCTGGCCTGGAG GCAGACAGTGGGAGCTACCATCCAAGTGTACAATAACGTCACTGGTGGCGATCTATGGATGTTTATGAAAGAGATATCTAGTGATGGAGACATTAGTACA GTTGATGTCATTTATCCTTCATCTCCATTATTTCTTTTTGATATTGGTGTCTCG GGACTTTGGTCAATTTTAGAACCGATCCTAGTGTATGCCAACAATGGATCTGGTCAATATGGAATATCAATACCTTACAATCTCCAGTGG GCCCCACATCACCTAGGACATTGGCCAG TTGCTGATCTGAGTCCTAATCATCAGGAACAAATGCCAGTAGAAGAATCAGCCAATATG CTGATAATGATTGCTGCCATTTCAAATTCCTGGCATGGGCTCGTCGATTTTCTGGAGCCTTACTG GGCGGTGTTGAAGATTTGGGCTGACTATATTGTTACCAGCCTCCCTGATCCTGGCAACCAATTATGCACTGATGATTTTGAAGGTCCATCTCCTCACAATGTCAACTTGGCTGCCAAG GGAATTGTGGGACTGGCTGCTTACGCTAATCTACTGAGGAATGCTAACAGATCTGATGACGCAGTACATTATGAAACAATGAACAAACAATTTGTGGACTACTGGCTGAAGAATGCTAAT GATGGAGACCACTACAAACTGCAGTATAATCTAGACAAGACTTGGTCACTGAAGTACAACCTATTCTTTCAA AAAGCATTTGGGATTGATTTGTTCCCAGATTCAGTATTTGAAATGGAAGGGAAGTACTACATGAGTAAAATGAATAAG TATGGGGTACCATTGGATAACAGAGCTGATTTCACCAAGACTGATTGGGAGATGTGGGTAGCTGCAATGGAAGATGACACTGTG TTTGATGCTATCACCAAAGCAGTGTACAAGTTTGCAAATGAGACACCAGATCGAGTTCCATTCTCTGATTG GTATTACACATCCACTGGCAAAGTCAGGGGATTCAGAGCTCGGCCTGTCATTGGTGGTCTCTACGCAAAGATGTTGGTTAATTAA
- the LOC136241155 gene encoding laminin subunit alpha-1-like: protein MTVLAIEAFVCVLALISVARAAELLERSPSVPAELIHSLGWNTDQSMAQCMPPLYEQAVNYYEKQSRTLLLCLQSNESTEDDNNSNQGNVELIALVLEISGANGRVRVIAESVTRNGTSDNNSLSPYNSAIVFDNLWRDSTNYLRWKKFLINRLGIPHSYFVSKVTLSKFYKRDTTSTKGTTDLLLAIAQNIDRGMVKANSIKAKVYEAIRMTGIAKKRVKKISSSIDTSNTAKSIVELQERSQRVEKLLTEINEDISTLQNEKQYLEYDIDNLHVQLNAAKISQEYRDRGPQHQLSLQGDGYAMLQAPSYNQSFSYSFVFRTSSANALLLFNTNVSMGYWYSFLVVKGALVFRYKSEDGVTELASQAKLNDGEWHKIDLVKTTASLQLYVDQGFAAYSSIRSQFLSSTVWGPLFVGGIPERLSPLLKGVTDTSFTGCLKELKIQQKLYDFRDSIGLKSTSFNCSVTQEIPAKPYYFDGNGYATYRLPPGKVGSNFSIQIQLKTNNKEGVLFSVFSSEGTDALSMEMKHGKLFYHLDNGEGGFLIQYQGKRLSDNRWHTVLAQKKGNFISLTVDNQPPQKARFAGTDQNADTNSLFYIGGLPPGTPLPDGITTFTRFSGCMLLNELQDRNCQHVRLQECNS, encoded by the exons ATGACCGTGCTCGCAATTGAAGCCTTTGTGTGCGTCTTGGCGCTAATTTCTGTAGCCAGAGCTGCTGAATTGTTGGAGCGATCTCCCAGCGTGCCTGCAGAATTGATTCATTCACTAGGATGGAATACA GACCAGAGCATGGCTCAATGCATGCCCCCGCTATACGAGCAAGCAGTAAACTACTATGAGAAACAGTCTCGGACCCTGCTGCTGTGTTTGCAATCAAATGAG TCAACTGAAGATGATAACAACAGCAATCAAGGGAATGTTGAACTAATTGCATTAGTACTTGAGATAAGTGGAGCCAATGGCAGAGTTAGAGTGATAGCTGAG AGTGTAACAAGGAATGGGACATCTGACAATAATTCCCTCTCACCCTACAATAGTGCCATTGTATTTGATAACTTGTGGAGAGACAGTACTAACTACTTGAG ATGGAAGAAATTTTTAATAAACCGTCTTGGAATTCCCCACTCTTATTTTGTGTCCAAG GTAACTCTGTCAAAATTCTATAAAAGGGACACAACAAGCACTAAAGGAACCACTGATTTGCTGTTAGCTATag CACAAAACATTGATAGAGGGATGGTAAAAGCTAACTCCATAAAAGCTAAAGTATATGAAGCAATTCGGATGACTGGAATAGCTAAAAAGAGAGTTAAGAAAATCTCTTCATCAATAGACACATCGAACACAGCAAAAAGCA TTGTAGAGCTGCAGGAAAGAAGCCAGAGGGTAGAGAAATTGCTGACAGAAATCAATGAAGATATTTCTACATTACAAAACGAAAAACAATACCTAGAATATGATATTGACAATCTTCATGTACAACTTAATGCAGCCAAGATAAGCCAGGAGTATAGAGACAGG GGACCGCAGCACCAGTTATCATTACAAGGAGATGGATATGCCATGCTACAGGCACCATCATACAACCAGTCATTCAGTTACTCATTTGTTTTCAGAACTTCATCCGCTAATGCCCTCCTGCTCTTCAACACCAATGTGTCAATG GGCTATTGGTATTCGTTTCTTGTGGTGAAAGGAGCTCTTGTTTTCCGCTACAAATCAGAAGATGGTGTTACAGAGTTGGCATCTCAAGCAAAGCTAAATGATGGAGAATGGCACAAAATTGATCTGGTTAAGACCACAGCAAG CTTGCAATTGTACGTGGACCAAGGCTTTGCTGCGTACAGTTCTATACGCTCACAGTTTCTGTCTTCAACTGTTTGGGGGCCTTTGTTTGTTGGAGGAATTCCTGAACGCCTGTCACCTTTATTGAAAGGAGTAACTGATACATCATTTACTGGATGTTTAAAGGAActcaaaatacagcaaaa GCTTTATGATTTCAGAGATAGTATTGGATTAAAGTCCACCAGTTTCAATTGTTCAGTGACACAGGAAATACCAGCTAAGCCGTACTATTTTGATGGCAATGGATACGCTACTTACA GACTTCCTCCCGGCAAAGTGGGCAGTAATTTTTCAATACAGATACAGTTGAAGACAAACAATAAGGAGGGGGTATTATTCAGTGTTTTTTCCTCGGAGGGCACTGACGCTCTTAGTATGGAAATGAAACATGGAAAA TTATTCTACCATTTGGACAATGGAGAAGGAGGCTTCTTGATCCAATATCAAGGAAAAAGACTAAGTGATAATCGATGGCATACAGTTCTGGCACAGAAGAAAGGAAATTTCATCAGTTTAACAGTAGACAATCAGCCACCACAGAAGGCAAGATTTGCCGGTACTGACCAGAATGCTGACACAAACTCTTTGTTTTATATTGGAGGGCTACCGCCAG GTACCCCTTTACCTGATGGTATCACTACCTTTACAAGATTCTCTGGTTGCATGTTGTTGAATGAACTTCAAGATCGTAATTGCCAACACGTGCGATTACAGGAGTGTAATTCTTGA
- the LOC136240019 gene encoding next to BRCA1 gene 1 protein-like — MSQRSISVKVRYNDDTRRFQVNLDDSSWEAVKQRLTTMFGIDNIRVKYMDEENDEISLDSQEELDSAVKFAKENTGILKLSVEDHSVSKDPEVDIATSSFEDFGTCRFKNKKIWKNEKKFKKERKRYYAALAEEVGESKKEIAKQQEAAAMLENFKNVQEAPEWFRRAFDKFSKETVHKILQQLEGAVVAAIPAQVAAATPNGCRTSDQFCHYDIVCDGCNCTIVGVRYKCGNCVDYDLCEECESLGIHDETHVFIKLRKPTAVASGTPLLPRLLYNQDSVEHDGVNKVDISQKEDEVALLQRQSSSEFDSMTEDLDSLNLSQKGHRKCLDAKFVTDVDLPDNSFVYMGVPFSKSWLVCNAGSKQWKDVKLVHKEGHMPVTHQVLVPNLQPGEEGEITVNYCPIGFDVPENKLVTSSWRFVHKDKTVFGDELWLSVFGLKKMANEDVASSELFDIVESPTVSLVSLATGEVSTDEDTLNARGCPIVIDRDDVSSIASDDSFVVVIPDCFEPSVPLLNQSPKSPVNIVQQQAPPTVQEHQQQLDDREYSVNLMTFEEPVVSSTQPVRPTGLFDTHTAATVVSKPAVLESSKPPPVTPKQMIANPRTHIWGKNPFQVAAGFIDGAMHQLDTRVGQPSGVYATATPKTTTAPKHQPSSTTNQTLSPMKQPSAPPMMAACNDTANTDDDEEFKDCKFEPFESEEPKPKPSRAVHFEPKDTYIPYPTPAQSSHPTAVPAHFQPPLYPTLQVPADNTSDVARLLHTRPAPYQPPPPWTPRQPETPMQQLMSLGFGNRSLNAKLLHKHNSNIQAVVNELLDGGHC; from the exons ATGAGTCAGAGGTCAATATCAGTAAAGGTGCGCTACAATGACGATACGAGAAGATTTCAAGTCAACCTTGACGACTCCTCATGGGAGGCGGTCAAACAAAGG TTGACAACAATGTTTGGTATTGATAATATTCGCGTGAAGTACATGGACGAAGAAAATGACGAG ATATCGCTGGACTCGCAAG AGGAACTGGATTCAGCTGTGAAG TTTGCAAAAGAAAATACAGGAATATTAAAACTAAGTGTAGAAGATCACTCAGTATCTAAAGACCCTGAGGTGGATATAGCTACTTCATCGTTTGAAGACTTCGGTACTTGTCGCTTCAAGAACAAAAAAATATGGAaaaatgaaaagaaatttaAAAAAGAACGCAAGAGGTATTATGCAGCATTAGCTGAAGAGGTTGGAGAAAGCAAAAAAGAAATTGCTAAGCAGCAAGAAGCAGCTGCCATGTTGGAGAACTTTAAGAATGTTCAGGAGGCTCCAGAGTGGTTCAGAAGGGCTTTTGATAAG TTTTCAAAGGAGACAGTTCATAAGATACTGCAACAACTGGAAGGAGCTGTAGTTGCAGCCATCCCTGCTCAAGTTGCTGCTGCCACTCCTAATGGCTGCCGTACCTCTGACCAAT TTTGTCATTATGACATTGTGTGTGATGGATGTAACTGTACCATTGTTGGAGTACGCTACAAGTGTGG TAATTGTGTGGACTATGACTTGTGTGAGGAGTGTGAATCACTTGGTATCCACGATGAAACTCATGTCTTCATCAAGTTGAGGAAACCAACCGCTGTAGCTAGTGGGACTCCATTATTACCAAGACTGCTATACAACCAGGACAG tgttgaACATGATGGAGTTAACAAAGTGGATATATCACAGAAGGAGGATGAAGTGGCTTTGTTGCAGCGTCAGAGTAGCTCTGAGTTTGATAGTATGACAGAAGACTTGGATAGTTTGAATTTGTCACAGAAAGGTCATAGAAA ATGTCTTGATGCAAAGTTTGTAACAGATGTTGATTTACCAGATAACAGCTTTGTGTACATGGGAGTTCCA TTTTCCAAATCCTGGTTGGTCTGTAATGCTGGCTCCAAGCAATGGAAAGATGTGAAGTTGGTACACAAAGAAGGGCACATGCCAGTAACTCACCAAGTCCTCGTTCCAAACCTGCAGCCAGGAGAAGAGGGTGAAATCACTGTCAACTACTGTCCCATTGGCTTTGATGTGCCAGAAAATAAACTGGTAACAAG TTCATGGAGGTTTGTTCACAAGGACAAAACTGTGTTTGGTGATGAGTTGTGGTTGTCAGTATTTGGACTGAAGAAGATGGCTAATGAAGATGTAGCCAGTTCAGAACTATTTGATATAGTGGAGAGTCCTACAGTTAGCCTGGTCAGTCTAGCCACTGGTGAAGTGTCTACTGATGAAGATACTTTGAATGCCA GGGGTTGTCCAATAGTGATTGACAGAGATGATGTTTCATCCATTGCTAGTGACGATTCATTTGTTGTTGTTATTCCTGATTGTTTTGAACCTAGTGTACCATTGCTGAACCAGTCACCTAAATCACCAGTTAATATTGTGCAACAGCAAGCCCCTCCCACTGTGCAGGAGCATCAGCAGCAATTGGATGACAGAGAATATTCTGTAAATTTGATGACATTTGAGGAACCAGTGGTATCATCTACTCAGCCAGTACGACCCACAGGACTGTTTGATACCCATACAGCTGCTACTGTTGTGTCCAAACCAGCAGTGCTAGAGTCATCTAAACCACCACCTGTTACTCCTAAGCAAATGATTGCCAACCCAAGGACTCATATTTGGGGTAAAAATCCCTTCCAAGTAGCAGCTGGTTTTATTGATGGTGCTATGCATCAGTTGGACACTCGTGTTGGCCAGCCATCTGGAGTGTATGCCACTGCTACACCCAAGACAACTACTGCACCTAAACACCAACCATCCTCCACAACCAACCAAACCTTGAGTCCAATGAAACAACCCTCAGCTCCACCGATGATGGCTGCTTGTAATGATACAGCAAACACCGATGATGATGAAGAATTTAAG GATTGTAAGTTTGAACCATTTGAATCAGAGGAGCCAAAGCCAAAACCATCACGTGCTGTTCACTTTGAACCAAAAGACACTTATATACCTTATCCAACACCTGCTCAGTCAAGTCATCCAACTGCTGTGCCTGCTCatttccaacctcctctgtacCCTACCTTACAAGTACCAGCTGATAATACTAGTGATGTGGCTCGTCTCCTGCACACACGTCCTGCCCCTTACCAACCACCCCCTCCATGGACACCAAGACAACCAGAAACACCAATGCAACAATTGATGAGCTTGGGGTTCGGGAATCGATCACTAAATGCCAAGTTACTCCACAAGCATAACAGCAACATCCAGGCTGTGGTCAATGAGTTGTTGGACGGTGGCCATTGTTAA
- the LOC136240023 gene encoding dnaJ homolog subfamily B member 11-like: protein MIRQCLILLLLSWVMIVIAGRDFYKILGVERNASVKQIKKAYRKLAVKYHPDKNPDNPDANQMFQDISAAYEVLSDGDTRRIYDQYGEDGLQKHSKHESGDMFSSFFGGFGFQFGSGGHDHHNRDIPRGGTIYMDLVVSLEDMYNGNFIEVARYKPVAKPSSGKRKCNCRTEMRTVQIGPGQFQMSPQQICEECPNVKFVHEEKLLEIEIEPGMRDGQEYPFISEGEPHIDGEPGDLIFTIRQQKHPIFERRGDDLYTNITVSLRDALVGFSMEITHLDGHKVTVKREKVTWSGAKIQKQGEGMPNYDNNQRKGILYITFDVDFPRGTFSDEEKEDIIKILKQDPSQKPYNGL, encoded by the exons ATGATTAGACAATGCCTGATTCTGCTTCTTCTAAGTTGGGTGATGATAGTAATAGCCGG GCgtgatttttacaaaattttGGGCGTGGAGAGAAATGCATCAGTCAAACAGATTAAGAAGGCGTACCGTAAATTAGCAGTTAAATATCACCCCGACAAGAATCCGGACAACCCCGATGCAAACCAAATGTTTCAAGACATCTCAGCTGCATATGAG GTTCTTTCCGATGGTGACACAAGACGTATTTACGATCAATATGGGGAAGATGGACTACAGAAGCATAGCAAACATGAGTCAGGCGACATGTTCTCCAG TTTCTTTGGAGGTTTTGGTTTCCAGTTTGGTTCTGGTGGACATGATCATCACAACAGGGATATCCCTCGTGGTGGCACTATATACATGGACCTTGTGGTCTCCTTAGAAGATATGTACAATGGAAATTTCATTGAG GTTGCTAGGTACAAACCTGTTGCTAAGCCATCATCAGGAAAGAGGAAGTGTAATTGTAGAACTGAGATGAGAACAGTACAAATTGGACCAGGACAATTTCAG ATGTCACCTCAACAGATTTGTGAGGAATGTCCGAATGTGAA GTTTGTACATGAAGAAAAGCTACTGGAGATAGAAATTGAGCCAGGAATGAGGGACGGTCAAGAGTACCCCTTCATATCTGAAG GTGAACCACACATTGATGGAGAACCTGGAGACCTCATATTCACCATACGGCAACAaaa ACACCCAATCTTTGAGCGACGAGGTGATGATCTTTACACAAACATCACTGTATCACTGAGAGATGCCTTGGTGGGATTTAGCATGGAAATCACTCACCTGGATGGACACAAG GTGACAGTGAAACGAGAGAAAGTGACGTGGTCTGGAGCAAAGATACAGAAGCAAGGTGAAGGCATGCCGAACTATGACAATAATCAGCGAAAAGGGATCTTGTACATTACATTTGATGTGGATTTCCCTCGTGGGACGTTTTCAGATGAAGAAAAGGAAG ATATCATCAAAATTCTCAAGCAAGACCCTTCTCAGAAACCATACAATGGTCTTTGA